The genomic interval CCCTGCAcaactggggaaactgaggccttgcAGAATTTATTCCCAGATTCATTAGCAGCAAAGTTTTCCCTGtccagtctctctctttttcaccaccaccacacacacacacacacacacacacacacacgcccactTGCATCCACACTTAAGAAaagagttttctaattttttttgtgttgttttcattttctttttctttttttcttaaaaaggacTTATCCAAATATCTGGATAATAAATCACTGGCGTTTCCTAAGAAactgggtttttcttttcccttgtggttttggtgtttttcttcttctttgagccTGACTAGCGGTCTgaagctttctttccttttcctttttgcttttggATGGGAGAAAGCAGTTTGTCTGAGTTATACTTGACTCTTCAAAGAGGAAAAGGGTGTGACAGCAGAAGGGGCTGAGGAGGAGGGCACGTCAACAAcggaggaagaaaatgaagaacgtGGCTAAAACCAACGGAACCCAGAAGTTGTGGGGCTGCGGTGGGGGTCGGCCACCTCCTTGTTCCCCTAGCTGCctccaaggccccagccccaacCCAGTCTGAGGCCAGGAGAGATAGCAGGGGGTGAAGAAGAAACACTGGGCCCTCTAACAACAGAGTACGTGGATTTTCTAAGGCCGGTTGTGGTCTGGGGTTTGGGGAAGGCGAGGAGATGGGGCAATTCCAGCTATGAGCTGAGGGTCAGCAGAGGCTGAATGTCCTCATCAGGAGGCTGCCCCAGCTGTCCGTGCACCCTTCTCCTGCCAGTCCCTGCCAGCCTGCGGTGCCAGGCAGCTCAGCAGTCCCCGTCGGTGGCCACTGCCACCAGCATTTCACTCTTGCCCATCTCCTCCAAGGCACTGGCCAGGCTGTTGAGGTCCCCGTCATCCTGCTGCAGCGCTTCCCAGAGGTCCAGGATCACGCCCGTGGGGCTCACTTTGGTGGCAAAGTAATTCAGGTACCTGGCAGAGGGTGGGATAAAGGCCTTGAGCTCCCTCAGTAGCTCCTAGGAGCTTGGGGGTGAAGGACACAGGGAAATGGGAAGACTGTGGCTCTGGTGCCCCACAGCCCTGGTTCTGAACCCCCATTCCTCTGCTTGCAGGCTGCATGGTCCCGGGCAAGTCTCTACTCTCTACTTATTTCAGTAAGTACAGTCTCCATGACTGTCATTATATTTATCCAGCACTTGAAATTCTCCAAAAGAATTTTGACACCAAGGTGTCCCTCACTCAGCAAGCATTTCTGGAGTGTCTGCTCTATCCTGGGCTCTGGGTGCTGATGGTGATCACATCTGGCTGGTGAGGTCACCCCTGCGAGATGGGCAGGTGGAGCATTTTCCCCTGGAGAGTGTGGTGGTCACTCACAGTCTGCCTAGCCCTTGGACCAGGGCTCTGGGTGTGACCCTCCTTAAAGGAGCAGTATCCTCAGACTTGGCACATCCAAACCTGAGCCCCCGACCTGCCGCAAATGGTGGCAACAGGCACCTGAGCTGGGAGCTGATCCTAAGCTGTCAGGCTGCTTGCCCCTGCTGGGCTTGAGGACTCAAGCAGAGGGAGAGAGCTGTGGTTTAGGACACTAACCTGTCCACGGAGAGCTTCTGTGCCAGCATCCGCCAGTCGTTACCCCGTGAGTTGGGGGCATCAAGGCTGTTGCATATCTTCTGGCGGATGGAGAGTGGGATCTTAAAGGCATAGGGTCCCAGCTGAGTGGTGACCGTGCTGCCAGGGGCAGAGCAGAGGGTGTCCAGGGAGCCAGCAGGTGTCTAGAAGGGTGGGGCATAAGAATGAGGGAGTGTAGTGCTGGGCACCTGCCCTGGGATTGCAAGCGCATCCGGCCCTGAGTCACCTTCATCTCCTCTGGGCAGGTGCCAGCTGCCCAGGCAAGGGCCCTCGCCCAAGGGTCAGCTCTCTGGGCTAGGTCTGCATGGCCACCCCCAGCCCTCCTGGGCTGTCCCAGTGAGGACGGCTAATGCACTGCCCTGGGGAAATGCTGATGCAGCCTCATCCTCGGGAAGCCCAAGGGAGCTTCAGTCGAGTTCACGTGGACTCATTTTTACACACATGGTAAATGAAGTCTAGGAAGGGGAAGTGACTTGATCCTGGTCACTTGCAAAATTAGTGGCACAGCAGGGTCCTGACTAGATACAGAGCTCTACAGTGCCCCTAGAGGAGCATATAgcattgtcaccctgggtgtcTTGGGTTTTTAACCCTCAACTGGATTTACCGTAGTGGAGAGCTACGGGCCTGTCCTTGGGTCtactgggttcgaatccagctttgCTACTGTGTACTGTGCGCAAATACCTGCTCTCCCTAAAGCCCATGTTCGCACCTCCCACAGTGgcggtgtgtgtgggggggtgtgttCCTATGTCATGTCTGTCTCGAGGAGGTAGTGaagatttattgagataatgtAAGTGCCAGGTACATGCTGAGCCCATGAACGGTACTTACTAAATGATAGTTGTTAGCAAAAATGGCTGAGTCCTCACCATGACTGGGGAGGTGTGAGAGCAATGCTTCATGGGAGGTGGCATCTCTACCCAGTGGGGAAGCACAGGGTCTCTGTACTGCACCTCCCAGCCCCTACCACAGAGTGCCCTCTGGCCCTCACCTCTGCCAGCATGGTGTGTAGCTGGAATATCTGGCCTTCCCCTTCCACCTGCCGCACGCAGATCTTGCAGGTAAACTCTGTGGAGGCCAGGCTGTGCCTCTCCAGGGTGAAAGTGCAGTGCAGGGCCTTCTGGCTGCCACTCCATATGTGATAGAAGGGGATTTCCTGCAGGAAGAGGAGGTCAGGACCCAGCTAATGAGGccagcctgccctgccctggtGGGAACAGGGGTGGAAGTAGGCAATGGGCCAGACTCAGCTAGGGCTGGGAGATGCAGGGAGGTCTGGGACCTTCAGGGGCAGTTCAGGCCTTTCCACTCAGATGGGCAAAGGACAGAGGCCTGGTCAAGAGCCCTTATGCTGGCCGGTTGGGGCCATGTCAGGCCCTTGGTTCCAGATGGAAGCTAAGAAGGGGGCAGGTGGGGAGAGGCAATGGTGTTTGCAGGAGTGTGCATGTATCTGGGGTTAGGAAGCCTTGTAGACTCAGTGGTGTCCCACACTTGGACTGGTGAGCCTCTGTGAGGGTTACAGGCACAGGAACCTATGCATGGGAGTGAGTGATGGGGCAGAAGTGTGAGTGTGGCTGTCAGTGACACTGAATTTGGAGATGTGCCTGAGGGTGGCTGGGAGCATGGAGCCAGCAATGAAGGAGACACCAGGGAGGAGCAAGGCTGCAGGtcagaggaaggaggcagggccTGGAGTGAGGAATTGGTCTTCCCTGGGCAGCCCCCTAAGGGTCCCCTCTCCCCTTTAACCCAGACCCCACCTGGTACTTGGCCAGCAGCTTGCTCCTCCAGTGGGCATGCGGGATGTCATGGAGGGAGAGGCGAAGGTTGTGGTAACTGTCCTTAAAGAGCAGGGGTTTGGGCTCCTCCACCAGGTAGCCACCCAGAGTCCGCTCCAGCTCCAGCACCTCCTATGGGCCAGGGAAAAGGGGATGGGGGAGCTTGTCATACTTGGTCAAGGGGCCCTTTTTCGCTGCTAGCTGGAGAGTGGGGACTCATCTGAGCACAAGGCTGTGCTTAGTGGCTTGTGGTGTGATGAATAGGTGAAAGGACGGTAGAGGAATGGATGGACGATGGACAGAAAGTGAAACAGAAGAACGGGTGAAAGGACTTATAGATGACTGGATGACTAGATGGATGAAGAAATGGATAAACAGttggacagacagatggacataAGATGGGTataaagaacaaatataaaaggaaagataaatgagTGGACAGATGGGCTGATGTATGTGTATGGATGGATAAatagacggatggatggatggatggggatTGAATAAACAAAGAATGCTATCAGGCCAAAATCTGGCCTCTTCCTTCTTGATCTTCCTGTACCATTCTCTGGCCAAAGCTGGACATTAGTTAGTGGCCCAGTGGCCTAGTGCCAAGAGAGTCAGGCTGCAGAAGCATTTCCCCAGGAGCCTCCCACCTAGcacagaatttcagaccagtGTCACTCCACCAGGAGACACTCTCCCATAGGGCCTTTCATCTACAGTGTCCACAGTTTGGAGTCTGGGACAAGCCTCATGCAACTGGGAAGCAAAGGAGCTGGAAGGGACCACAGAGCAGGGATAGGACAGGCATGGAGCCACAGGAAGGGACCATGAGGCTCTGAGGAAGGTGAGTAGAAGGAGGGAGAAGTGTTTGCACACTTCCAGTGCTATGGCAAGATGAGACTAAGGTCCTGGGGACCAGAGGAGGGTCAGGGAGGGAAGAAGTGCAAAGGGGCTCTGGGGCTGGCGGGGGTGGGCAGTGCTCACACAGGGTTCCATCATCAGGCTGCATGTGCTGAAAGTCccatccctccccttccttccctccctgctccAATCACTGCCCACAGCCCCAGCCTTCCCTCACTTAGGACACCACTATATGTATTCCTTTGCATATGGCGGGCCCAGCTGTCAGCCCTGACCCCCCTGCCGCCCCTGGCTCATCCCTTCAGTCCTGGTTCTGTCCATTCTATTGACTAAACATGGGATCCAGCCCTGTCTTTCCTGAGTGCTGCCACTGCCTGTGGCCCAGGGTCCAGCCTCTCTACCTATCATCCTCCCACCACTGTGGTGTGGCCACAGAGCTTTCCGAAGAGCATCTGTGAACAGATGTCTTCCAGGTCTACCCTTCCCAGCAGACAGATGCCAGATTCCTTGGCACGGTCCCTGAGGCTTGGGGTCCATCTCTCCTGCCCTCACATTCACATACTCCCATGCGCCTTGGTCTCGGGGAGCTACGTGGCAGCAGTTCTTGCCTAAGCTCTCTGGCCTGTCTGCACTGCTTTTCACCCCTCTCTGTCTGAACTTTTCCCCCCCTCTGAGGGCCCCTCCTCACTCATGCAAGCCCCTCCAAGCCTCAGGCTCTCTCGTTCCTCTGGCAGACCCCTGGGAGCCTTCAGCCCAGCTCATCTTAAATCTCGAGGGTCTGATGCCTTTCAGTGTGTGAGGGAGGCATGAGTGACTGAATGAGGCTGGTGCGTGGGGGGGGGTTGCTTGGGAGGCCCCAGGAACCCGGGGAGGGGTGCTGGTAGGGGCCCAGAAGCTGGCTGGCCTACCTTCAGTGCCACGAGGGTGTCCTCCAGACAGTAGACCCGGAGGCTGTACTCCAGGGAGGTGCAGAGGGCAGGGGCAAAGACGGCCAGCTGCAGCCGCTTGACTGCCGAACGGGAATAGGACTCGCCCGTGAGTGCATAGGTGCCCAGCTGGTCCAGCAGGATGTGGCAGGACCTCGCCTCCAGCTGGCAGTAGCAGGGCGTGTTCAGGGTCTCCTCATCCAGGGTCACCACCTCCTGCAGGGGAAGAGCAAAGTGGGGAGATGGGGCATAGCTGGGCCTTCTCTCACCGCCCCAGGCCTTCAGCACAGGTTTGGAGAACAGGGTCGGTCCCGCCTTGGCCCTCACCTCCCAGTGACCCTCATGGGCCTGGGTCTTGAGCTGGAAGATCCAGTCGCCTGCGCTGACTTCGGCACAGTGAGGCACAGTGAGGATGACGGGGCGGCAGAGCAGGAGGCCTGTGGGCCCGCAGGTCACCGAGGGGCTCAATACTGTCTGGGTTCCTTCCGAAAGTGGGCTGAGGGCAGGatggagggcaggagggaggcagtGAGGGGAGGCCCAAGAAGCTCAGCAAGGATGTGGCCTGCTGGCTCTGAGTCTGCCTCAGCCTGTGTGGCCGAGGGCAGGCTTCTGGTGCTTAGGGCTCTGCATTCCACAGGTCAGGGGGCCCCGGGAACAGAGGCGATGGTGTGAACCTCAAGGATGTCTCAGATTTTTGCTGTTCCTTTGCAACATTCTCATAGCTCAAAATTCTTTGCTTGAATTTTCAAGGTTCTGTATTCTTGGAATGTCTTTGATAGGTGTTGCTAAGGTGTGTTTTGGAAAGTTGGTCCCAGCCTACACTCCTGCCAGCATGCCACGGGAGAGCTGTGTTCCCACCCCCTTGCCAGCATGAGGGTGCTACGTTTGAAAAAAGTTCTTGCAAGTTCCTTAAGCAAATACATTGCCAATATACCTCATGGTTGTttctattagttttctttgaCAAAAAATAAGattgaacattttctcataaCATACTggccattgtgtgtgtgtacgcatATGTGTCAGAGTATGTATGTGAGTGTATGTgaaagagtatgtgtgtgtgtgagagagaaggtGTCAATCATTTGTTAGTATCCTTTATTATTTCCATACTGGGATATCCACTTTTTCTTATTGGTCTATAAAATCTCCTTATATAGCAAGGATATTTAGCCCTTTGTTATACCTGCAGCCAGTTTATCAACTGCCTTTCAGTTTTATGATTTATGGTATTGGTTGTGCAAGTTTTAAATGTGGACACAGTAGGATCAATGTTCTCCTTGGAGGACTATCACTGGCCTTAGGCCTAGAGTAGGAGGTAGCCATCCTAGAGCCCAGTGTGGACAGGtagcaggaggagagagagaggaaggagggaggacagcCCGGGCCACAGCTGGGTCTCTACTCACAGAGTGTTCTCTGCCTTGTTGATGAGCAGGTACATCTCATAGAACTTGCCCTGGGGAATGGCTCCATTGGGCACCAGAAGGCTGACCCCTACGGGGAGAGAAAAACATCTCCTGAGCTCCAGTTAGACACCAGCAGGGGTAAGGAGAGAGTCTAAGGACTGGATATGAGGATAGTTCAGGCCAATGACCAGAGCCTACATATCCAGTAAAACAGGGGCCTCTGACATTGCTATGGGTTTTGGAGGTCCCAGTGACAGCTTCATCCCAAGCTCAGTGTATGCTGCTGGGGTGCTGTCAATTGCTGGCTGTGCAACTGAAGATGGGCATACCTGCCCCCCTGCTGCTAGTCTGTTGAGCTACATAAGGCTCTTCTTGCTCACATAACCAATAGAGAAACTGAGGATTAAAGGGTGACTGGCCCAAGGTTACCCTGTTCTAGTGAGGGCACAGGCAGCCTGAGCCTCATTAGAACTTCTCATCAGACCACTTCATTTTATAGTCACTCCATGACTCTGGATCTTCTATTTCACCTATGCAATGGGTTCAGGGGAGCCCCATCTTCTGCTGGGTGGGTGCTGGGGCATCCAGGGAGGATGTGCTGAGGCCAGGCCTGTGAGCAAGCAGGGCAGGGGCCCACCTGTGCCGGGGATGCTGAGCCTCCCGCCCAGACAGCCAAAGGTGCTGCTGACACTGCTCCCCGGGTCTCGGGGCAGGCCCAGGAGCTGCTGGGAGCCCACACTGGCATTGCGCAGGTGCAGGAAGTGGGCATCCGGGGTAAAATCGCCAGGGTATGGGCCAGATGACAGGACCCCTAGCAGGTCGGCCCCATCTGGCAGGCCTGGTCCAGAGCCCGTGGTGCTAGAGCTGTAGGCCTTGACCTTGAGGCTGGGCAAGGGGTCCAGCAGGGGTGAGTTGGTCATAGGGATCTTGTCGGCAGAGTCCTGCAGGGCGTACTTGGGTCCACGGTAGATGCCAGCACTGGCGGTCAGGTCGGGAGGCATAGACGGGTGCAGGAGCTGTGAGTTGCCTGCAGGGGTGGGGGCTGTAGTCAGGCCCAGCCGTGACTCACAGGCCCAGCCCCACCCATGCTCCTGCTGGAGTGTCCTGTTGTAAAAGGCCACTCAAAGGCTCTATGGCCGCCCCTGTGAGAAGCTCTGGGGTTACCGCCCCTGTGTTTCTCTCATCCATATCCACCCACACAGTCATATCTAGGGCACCCCTGGGAAAGCCTGGGGAGGGGGTTAGGAGCCCCAGGTCTGGTCTGGCTGCCACCATGGTCCTCTGGGTATCCCCCCTCCACTAAACACCCCAGATTTCCTCAGATCCTCACCGGGCCTCACAGTCTTGAAGTTGACCGGGTGGAAACCACTTGTCAGGGCAGCAGATGAGTCAGTGATGTCAGTGTCGAAATCACGGCAGTTGCGACGgtacaccaccacccccaccaccatgaGGACCGCCAAAACCACGAAGACGGCCACCACAAGGCCCGCATACAGCGCCACATCCCCTGAGgcttccagcactgtgggaacaGGAGGCCGCGTGAGGGGCAGAGCAGAGACTACTTCCCTGGGGATGGGCAGAGTCGGGCCTGTCTGCCTGGTCTGAACCCTACCACACCTTGAACTTCTCTGGGTGTCAGTCTCTACAGATAAAATGGTCCCAAGGCCCCTGTCCTACCACCCTCCCAGGGTGGCAGCAAGAGGCAAGAGGGCAGCACAGTCCACTCCCGCCAGCTAACTCACGGAGGAGGGGACAGGGCTCTGTGGCTCACTCACTGGGGCGATTTACACCTACAGAACCTTACTCCAAACTCCCGGCTCCCGGACATCTCTGCGAATAGCCACTCTGAGCTCTTGCTCTATTCCCTGCTCTGAGAGTGGCAGGTGGTGGCGGGGAGTGGAATGACATGCATAGGGATGGGATGGAGAGGGATGAGCAGGTGGGGGGATGGGCCCAGGGAGGCAGCCCATGGCTACACTCTCCTTCCCCAGGCAGGAAGTGTGGAGGTCAGAGAAGCAGGGCCTGAAAGAGGGCCGTTCTGTACAACTTTTCTACGGTGACAGAATATCCTATGTCTGCACTATCCTGTATGCAGCTGCTAGCCACCTGTGGTTACAGAACAACAGAATTACGGCTGGTATAACTAcagaacttaatttttattttttagagacacagacttgctctgtcaccctggctagagtgcaggggcatcattgtagctcactacaacctccaacttctcggctcaactgatcctcctgtctcagcctcctgagtagatgggactacaggtatgtgctacCACACCCCCagctaaattttccattttttgtggtcttactatgttgcccaggctggtgaatttttaaagcatgattttaattaatttaaatacaaGCGTCAATAGCCAATACGGCTAGTGGTTGCCATACTGAACAGTCCAGGCAGAGCTActcctcccccagcttcttttGGGAGCTGCAGAAAGCACCTGTCACTCTCCCTCCTGGGGTCCTTAGAGGAGCAGGCCTGCGTTTCCCGCCTGGCACTCTCCAAGCCCCTGCACTGGGGTCAGCACGAGTTCAGCAAGGCAGAGCATGGCTCCTAGCCCTTACAACTGCCCACTTCTGCCCTCTACCTGCCCCCTCTGTCTCTCCTCAGCAGCCCTCACTCTTGGGCTCCCCAGAGGACCCtggcatacaccagagctgtcagAGAAGCCCCTCTGGGCTAGGCTCTCACATCTCTGGAGGCGTCCTGACTTGGCTCTGCCTTACTAACACTGGGCCATTTGGTGACTTATGTTCTCTAATCAGTCACCAGCCTGGCCCCCAGTGAGCTGAGCTGAGGTCCTCACTGCTGATCTTATGTGTCCATAATTATTTGGAAATTGTGGTTTAATTACCACAGGGCAATTTGCCGAAGAAGCTTTATTGCTCTGATGTTACTGCAGTGGCTGAGCGGCCCCTTGGGGCTGGAGGGCGAGCCCCTGGGGAGCTGGTGCAGTAGTGGGCGTCACAGACAACTAGGGAGGCCTGGCCCAGCTGCTAGGAGTTCCAGTGAGGGGCACTGGGACAGACTCATGTGATGCTCCCTTGGCCCTATCCCAGAGAGGGAGACTAAGGGCATGGGGTTAAGAGCACTAGCTTTGTCCTCAAAAATACTAGATTTAAATCCTGGTTCTGCTATATCCTGGTTGGGTCTTCAGCATATCCATTCTCTCTGAGACTCAGATTCCTCTCCTAAAATAGGAAAGTCAGCAGGCTGTCCTAAGGCCTTTCTGTCAGCCAGGGCTCTGCTGTCTGTCCATGACAAAGGACACAGACACATCAGCATTAGATGCAAGGGATCCCAAGGGTCACTGGTATACAGGGGCACCTTTTACTGTCCCTGCCATGTACCCCACACCCAGGAAAGCTAGCTAAGGAGAACCAGGGATCCCTGAGGAAAGAAGACAGCTATGAAATGGGACTTACAGTGGCTTTTGGGGTCGCTTAGAGTTTTCTTATCTGTCgaggaaaataaagggaaagacaATGACACAGATGACAAGGAAAGGGTGGCAGATAAGGTGATAGGGAAAGGGTGTGACAAGATGATGATGTGGTGGGTGGGCAGGGGCCCTGCGGGCTGCTGTACTGCAGACCGGGCACTGGGACCCAGGGCTTGGTGTGGGTGGGGCCCTTACCTGGCTCAGAGTCCCACCCCCCAGGGCTCTGCCTCCCTGAGGACTCACTCTGCATGCACAGCCCATCGGTGCAGTTCTTGGAGTCCAACAGCATCCCGCTGCAGTCACGGCCTCCGTTCTGGGGCGGCGGCGCCATGCATTCACGGCTGCGCCAGTGGGCACACTCAGTGCTGCAGGCCGACCACTTGCTCCACTCCGTCCACGCGCCATCAACTGTAGGGGCATGGCACACGGAACCCATGCATGCATACAGACGTGTGCACATCCCGTTATGTGTACAGAACACAGAACA from Nycticebus coucang isolate mNycCou1 chromosome 3, mNycCou1.pri, whole genome shotgun sequence carries:
- the UNC5B gene encoding netrin receptor UNC5B isoform X2, producing MRTRSGARGALLLALLLCWDPSLSHAGTDSEVLPDSFPSAPAEPLPHFLQEPQDAYIVKNKPVELRCRASPATQIYFKCNGDWVSQNDHVTQEGLDEATGLRVREVQIEVSRQQVEELFGLEDYWCQCVAWSSAGTTKSHRAYVRIAYLRKNFDQEPLGKEVPLDHEVLLQCRPPEGVPMAEVEWLKNEDVIDPTQDTNFLITIDHNLIIRQARLLDTANYTCVAKNIVAKRRSTTATVIVYVNGGWSSWAEWSPCSNRCGRGWQKRTRTCTNPTPLNGGAFCEGQAFQKTACTTVCPVDGAWTEWSKWSACSTECAHWRSRECMAPPPQNGGRDCSGMLLDSKNCTDGLCMQMLEASGDVALYAGLVVAVFVVLAVLMVVGVVVYRRNCRDFDTDITDSSAALTSGFHPVNFKTVRPGNSQLLHPSMPPDLTASAGIYRGPKYALQDSADKIPMTNSPLLDPLPSLKVKAYSSSTTGSGPGLPDGADLLGVLSSGPYPGDFTPDAHFLHLRNASVGSQQLLGLPRDPGSSVSSTFGCLGGRLSIPGTGVSLLVPNGAIPQGKFYEMYLLINKAENTLPLSEGTQTVLSPSVTCGPTGLLLCRPVILTVPHCAEVSAGDWIFQLKTQAHEGHWEEVVTLDEETLNTPCYCQLEARSCHILLDQLGTYALTGESYSRSAVKRLQLAVFAPALCTSLEYSLRVYCLEDTLVALKEVLELERTLGGYLVEEPKPLLFKDSYHNLRLSLHDIPHAHWRSKLLAKYQEIPFYHIWSGSQKALHCTFTLERHSLASTEFTCKICVRQVEGEGQIFQLHTMLAETPAGSLDTLCSAPGSTVTTQLGPYAFKIPLSIRQKICNSLDAPNSRGNDWRMLAQKLSVDRYLNYFATKVSPTGVILDLWEALQQDDGDLNSLASALEEMGKSEMLVAVATDGDC
- the UNC5B gene encoding netrin receptor UNC5B isoform X1; protein product: MRTRSGARGALLLALLLCWDPSLSHAGTDSEVLPDSFPSAPAEPLPHFLQEPQDAYIVKNKPVELRCRASPATQIYFKCNGDWVSQNDHVTQEGLDEATGLRVREVQIEVSRQQVEELFGLEDYWCQCVAWSSAGTTKSHRAYVRIAYLRKNFDQEPLGKEVPLDHEVLLQCRPPEGVPMAEVEWLKNEDVIDPTQDTNFLITIDHNLIIRQARLLDTANYTCVAKNIVAKRRSTTATVIVYVNGGWSSWAEWSPCSNRCGRGWQKRTRTCTNPTPLNGGAFCEGQAFQKTACTTVCPVDGAWTEWSKWSACSTECAHWRSRECMAPPPQNGGRDCSGMLLDSKNCTDGLCMQNKKTLSDPKSHLLEASGDVALYAGLVVAVFVVLAVLMVVGVVVYRRNCRDFDTDITDSSAALTSGFHPVNFKTVRPGNSQLLHPSMPPDLTASAGIYRGPKYALQDSADKIPMTNSPLLDPLPSLKVKAYSSSTTGSGPGLPDGADLLGVLSSGPYPGDFTPDAHFLHLRNASVGSQQLLGLPRDPGSSVSSTFGCLGGRLSIPGTGVSLLVPNGAIPQGKFYEMYLLINKAENTLPLSEGTQTVLSPSVTCGPTGLLLCRPVILTVPHCAEVSAGDWIFQLKTQAHEGHWEEVVTLDEETLNTPCYCQLEARSCHILLDQLGTYALTGESYSRSAVKRLQLAVFAPALCTSLEYSLRVYCLEDTLVALKEVLELERTLGGYLVEEPKPLLFKDSYHNLRLSLHDIPHAHWRSKLLAKYQEIPFYHIWSGSQKALHCTFTLERHSLASTEFTCKICVRQVEGEGQIFQLHTMLAETPAGSLDTLCSAPGSTVTTQLGPYAFKIPLSIRQKICNSLDAPNSRGNDWRMLAQKLSVDRYLNYFATKVSPTGVILDLWEALQQDDGDLNSLASALEEMGKSEMLVAVATDGDC